The genomic region TTAAGAATAACATTTGCAGCACCCCAAAATTGAAGTGTAAAATATAGTTGTTGGAGGAAATTAATTGCTTCTGTGTTTTAACTGCAGCTAAACATGGAATAAATGGGAGTATAATTTTAGCAAAACCTGATGtgatgtaggaaaaaaaccccagaacctGGTAATACTTCAGGACTACGtatcacagtttttaaaaatctagaaGGTTGtcaaaataagcttttaaaattatcaagGTAAAGTACTGATCAACAAAACTGGAACTTGGGATCTCTAAAACTTTGAAAAACTATTAATTTGACCGTGCAGGTTCAAAATACACACGTTGAGCTGGTGCTTCACCAGAGAGTTGTTAACTTTACACAATAGACGAGGAATTTTGTGAGTATGCTTTTGTGAAAACACCATAATCCAGTTTGGGATAGTTGAACTCTGATTGAGCCAAAGCCCTTAAATCTAAACTTAAATAAGAGGAAAGCAGTGTCTTCTCTATAGCCACGTATGCAGGTAAGTTGAAAGGATATagtgttattttgtgttttaagtcCTCCATTCACTGAgtatatttttctgtgcagtttctattttaatttttgcctttGCAACTTTTCTTGTGTCCATAGGGCTGTAGAGGTAGGCTTgagaataaaagtaaaaatggagATAAATGGATACCTAAAAGCAGATTGAACcataacatttacatttttccccTTATCTGATCTGAGGGTTTTGTAATTACTGGGTTAGCAACTCGCCCTCTCATTCATGAGTTCATGTTTGACAGAGCAAAAGGAATGCGGATCCCTTGTTTCGTAGCATCACTTAATGGACTTGATTTGGCAAATCACTTATTATGGGATTTGCAATAACCCACTACAGCTGATTTTAACAGGACTTTAGGCATTCAGTATTCATGGGTTCTTCAGAAGAAACTAATTTCTGGTACTTAATCTGCGAGAGGGAACTCTCTTCAGTAATTTTAAGGGAGCAAATTAAATGGCTGAAACGTAGAGCATTTTGGTTCATTGCTACTGTATTTTCACTGCttgaaagctgcctggtggctGTGGGAGGGTGTAACTAACTTGTTTGAATAAGCTGTTCATAAGTTTCCACTCTGAGAGACCTGTAATccttatttaataaaatgttgtCATAAAGACCACTTTTTAATTCCTTGATGGGCTGGGGATGATGTTTTGAAACAGAGGtccatttacattaaaaatatgcatactGCGGTAGACCAAGAAAAATAAGGCTTTATATAATATTTGAGTTTTACAgtgtgttttcctttattttacattaagtGACAGATTACACCAGAAAGAATAAGTGATAGATTCATAAAAATATAGTTGTATGAGGTTAGCTGGTTTGTAGtgcagcccaggttggaagTCACCCCCGGGGAGGCAGCTGGTACAGAGCCTCCAGCACCTTGGTCCCATTTGGAATTGTTCAGTGACATTTAACCTTGGGGCTGCCCACACCTTGGGAATGATTTCACTCGCAGATTTTGAAGGTAAAAATGGTGGTCTCAAAACACACAGGGCATGAGCACCCATCCCTTTGGTCTCAGTGAAGACTCTGGGGACTGCTTGGCTGTTGTACTGGCTCatcattgtatttattttggggTCTCCTGGGTGGGGACTGCCACCTGGGATGTGTTTCTCCCACTCTCAGTGAGATCGCAACTCCTACTTTTTGTTGGCAGAAGTGTGAAACTTTGTGTGGGATCACACAATGGAAGTGGGGTGCCTCTCCTTCCGGGCTCGAGACAGGCACCAAAAGTGTTGAAGCAAAGTGGAGCTTCCCTCTCGAGCCTTTAAATAAGGGTGTCTTCCAGACTGGGTCCTTCTGTTTTATTATGCCACAAAACACTCTGTAGGGATGACAACAGGCAGTTGCTAGAAGAGCATTTTAAGAAACATAGGTTTAATGCTAGTGAACATTTTGGTGGTGGGAGAAAGCAGCCAAAATGCCATGATCAAAATGCTCAAGGGAGAGTGTGTGGCAGTGGTGAGGAAGACTGAAGAGCAATGTTGAGAACGACAGACCTGAAACACTGATCTGCTAGCAGTGTGGCAGTGTACAAAAAGTTGGAAGccttaaatgcatttttctgatTGTTTAAAACTTTGCACATATGTGTATGTCCTTAAGCACATGTGCCAAAATTTCTGACAAATGGTAGCCAGACACTAGGGGCTTACAAAGAGGCTTCCCATAGGATAAAGAATTAATAATATTGGTTAGGCTTTGTTTGATTATAATCTCTCTTCTTTCCAGTATTGGAGCAGGGATCATCCCAAACATGGTGCAGATAGCGGTCATCAAAAATTTGCCTATAAATCCAGAGAATAAGCCAGGGAGCTCTCATAGTAGCCCACTGCTGTTAGTAACTGCTAACTATTAATGTAGCCTTCCCTGGAAAGCTGAAAATGTGTTAAGAACGAGGAAAGGCAGTGTGGAGTTACAGGCACCAACACACCCTGGTGAGGCAAGTGATCCTGCTTAGAGAAGCCTCTGTTTTGGATAATCTCAGATAGACCTTGTGTTCCTCCAGCCTGCCAGGCAATGGGGACAGGGATGATGCTGAGCTCCTGGGCCACCTCTACCATTGAAGAAGTGGCtgaagcagctccagctggcCTTCACTGGCTGCAGCTATACATCTACAAGGACCGGGAGGTTACCAAATCTCTCGTGAAGCGTGCGGAGCGAGCAGGCTACAAAGGGATCTTTGTGACTGTGGACACGCCATTCCTCGGCAGGCGCATTGATGATGTGCGCAACAAGTTCCAGCTTCCTCCCCACCTCAGGTATGTGCCCGCTGGTGGGATGTGGGACAGGTGTGTGGCAGTGCCGTGGTCACCATGAGGTGCTGTGAGGGAAATTTGTCTCTGGCACAAGGGATTTGTCCCAGGTGCCACACACCGCATTGGGCTATAACACTGGGGAACTGAGCATGTGTATCTCACCATGCTTACGCGATGATCTGCTCTGGGACAAAACTAGGCTTTCTTGACCGCAAACTGTAGAAGACACTGCCAGGCAATATGAGGCTGCAGACTGACAAAGTTAGAGAGATGGGGCATTTCTTTGTGGCTCTGTCTATATATTCTTGGATGTTTTAAACTCAGCTAGGCACAGCCCTGTGCAATGTTCTCTGACTTTGAACTTGAATCCAGCTGCAGAGTTGGCTGTGCTCTGAAGGGGGCCCTGGACTAAGTGGGcccaaaggtcccttccaaccatcATTATGGTCCCTTCTAACCTATGTTATCTTGTGACCTTGCACTGGGTCCAGGGCCATGTTGCTACTGATCAGAGCTCCTTTCCAAGCAACTTCAGCTCTTCTTTTagtcaaacacagaaacacatggGGATCAGCCTTTCTAGATTCTCCATGAGGGCAATtccacacacccaccccccacccccaacctgTGTTTTGGGACATTTTCTGTATCTCAGAAGAATTTGTGGCCTCGTGATTGACTTCAGTACTAATTCTAGTTCTCTACTGCAGGGCCTATGGAGCATTTAATTTTAAGCGAGTTATCCTGTGGTATTGCAAGGACAGTGATTTCACAAGCCTTTTGCAAATATAAATTGGTAGACTGTAGAGACCAACCTGATAAACATATCCTGAAGTGCTGGCACAGTGTTAGCAGCCAAGGAGTGGCTAGAAGAGTATTTAGTGGATGGGATATCTGGAACTTGGGTTTGCAAAATGGAGCTAAAAATCTTGTGAGAATCTTGCAGATGGGTCTTGGTAGTGACCACAGTCTGCCATGGCATGTATTAAGACTACTGTGTTTGCTCTTATTCAGAGCCTGCAGATGAACacaaaaatggagagaaaacaaaggatagctgaaagtattttgaagcagattaacttttattttagttCTTTGTGAAAGCtagttttgaatattttcaatGGATCTGAAGTGCTCTTCCTATGTCTCCTAAGTCTGTTATGTTATACTATGTCCATACGGTACATAACATGTACACAGCAAGAAATATAATATCACATCCTAAGgtcttgcttcttttttgtaATATTCAAATTGAAGGTAAGCCATGGAACTCTGCAATGAATCTGATTCTTCACCTCACAGGCAAAAACACCTCCAGAGCTTGGGGTGTGCATCTTCCCCATATGCTTGTACTTGAAGCTAATAGATGATAGTTTGGAGGTTGACAGAGCAACCTTAACGCTGCCTATGATTTCCATATTAAGTATGATCTTAGAGGAAagcaccagaaaacaaaaaatccctgaaaaatttaacattaaaatatgcCCCATATGGTAATCCTGCTGAAGATCTATGATTGACAAAACATTATTAATACATACTGtccttttacattaaaaaaagttaaacaattctttaaatagcttttttaaGGGGCAGTGTCATTTTAAGGCCTGGGGTTAGAGTTTTTGAATGTGAGTCAAATAACCCAAAAATATTTGAGGAAAGTGATAGACCGTTTCTGAAACACTTTGATGCCACCTCACTGAACTGTAACAAGGTTTTGAGTGAACGGTGTGAAATAATATGAAATTGCATTAATCTTTAAAGGTTCAAATTAATCACTTGAGATCTCAGAATGACCCTCGGACAGTTTTGTTGCAGAGTCGGTGGTGAAACTCTCCTAGCATGGGGTTCTGCTCAGTTATGTGATAACTTTTTCTTGGCTTCAGGATTTCAACAAAGTTTCAAAGCAACAACAAGGTGCCATTGTGCTCAGAAATGTATGTAAGGCAACATTCATTCAAGTGTTGATCTGCATTTCACAGgccaagaaaaacaacagttaTTTATATAATCTTATCCacagttctgtttttctctgggTACCCCACCCTCTGCAAACCAACAGCTGAAAAGCTGGATCTTGCTGACAGCCTGtgcctttctcattttcttctgggCTTGGAGCTGAAGAAAAAAGCCATGTGAAACACTGCTTGTTGCAGGCATGAAGTCAGCAGTGAAACTAGCCAGTTCCCATGCAAAAAGCCCTGTGCCTTTCCCAAAATGTGGAATATGAGTATGAAACAGTACAATGTGGAATGAGACTCTGTTTCCAAAGAACAGAGCAATTAGCCTCACATGGGGCATGGTGTCCTTGGCAGTAGTGGTGTCACCGATTGTGGTTTAATGCTTGTGAGCACTTGGGGCTGCTTCAGCTTTCTAATACAAGCACAGCCTAAGTTTCTCTATTCatccttctttcccccttctgCTTTGTCCAGTAAGTCTGTGAACTCTTTAGTGCAGGGACTGTAACTTACCATTCAATTCCTAGAACCTGTGAGATCAATTTGATGCTAAAGAGCAAATAATAGCTAATGTTTTCATATGAACTTCATTTCCCCCCCTACATTTTACAAGGAGACATACAAAAAAGACACAAggaaaactggctggatgtTAGTCTTGTTGGACAGATGAAACTTCTGAATTCTTTGCAAGGCTTCATGTAGATCCATCTAATTCACAGAGCTTAAcaatttcccttccttctctcttcctacctACCCACCCAATCCCCTATTCCTCCAGTAGCTGAATCccctggatttaaaaaaaagcaaaaccacatttGCTGCATGAAAGGTAAGGGGATTTGTGCTGGTAAGTAGAGGTGTGCCTCTTGACTTCAGTGGGTCCTGGGTTATGTCAAGCAAGATTGATGCTCTCTTCTCACATCCAGCCTGTACTGCTCTAGGGTCTGAATGTCCCACAGCCTCTGATGATCCTGCTCCTGGCAGATACTTTTGTTCCTCTTTTatgatggggaaactgaggaacAAGCAGTGGCTAAGTGTGATGTCTGAAGTCACACAGGTCTGTGGGAGGATAGATGCTTGAGCCCAAATTAGTGCTCTCGCTGCTGGGTTTTCCCTCCTGATGGTAGATTTGACACTGAACCTGTAGATTTTTGGACTTAATcctatttcttttgaaagcacTAGGACTGTTGTCTTGGGTCAGAGAAACCTGCACCAATGTTATCATAATGCTTTGCCAGCCAAAGGTTTTGGCTTACTAATGGGTATGATCTGATGTTGGGATAGGCTTTtttgctcctgccctgcagcacagcaaaggTTTTAACACAGGTTTATGGAGTGCTGGTGTTAGGGATGGATTTGTGCCTACAATGAATCTTTCTCAGActatttttctgtgtcttttgtCATTTTAGATTAAGAAACTTTTCAAGCAGTGACCTGGCATTCTCCTCAGGGAAAGATTTTGGAGAAAATAGTGGACTGGCTGTGTATGTAGCCGACGCAATTGATGCAAGCATCAACTGGGATGACATCAAATGGCTTCGAGGGCTGACCTCGCTGCCCATTGTCGCGAAAGGAATCCTCAGGGGTGTGTAGCtctgctgcttcccatgggGGAGGCACCAGGGAAGGAAAAGTGCTTGCACTGGGGCAACTTCTGTAGAATTGCATAGAATTACATTACTTTTTAAGGGCAAGCATCTGCTTTGCTCATATGGAGTATGGTGGGATACACGTTCATATTTCCGTGCTGTGCTAAGCAGGAAAGAGTTGCCAAAACAGAGCCAAAAACAATCGAGGGGGGGAATCTTCTTTCCCATGCATGGTTAGGAACCTAGCACCAGCAACCAGACACTTGCAGAAGAGCTGCTTAAATAAGTACCTGGAGCTGTCAGATAGTTTGtatggctgtgctgcagggtgtGTCTACCTTGATGTTCATTAGGTAGTGACCTGAGCCACTGATCACTAAACTAGTCAGCTGACATCGCATCAGTTATATCTGAAATCGGATGCAGCTAGGAAGATTGAACTTGCCCTGTTCACTGTGCCTGTAAACTCTAACTCTGATCTGAGCTGCATACTACTTAAAGGAAAGCTGGatttcatttctgtgaaaaGAGCACTGAGCACAGTGAAGTGGTTTGGTTAAGTATGGATTATTGCTGTAATCACGCCCATAATCTTGGCTTGAAGAAAATCatttagcaaaataatttcttagtgATGAGTTGTGGGACATGGTAGAGAAAATAAAGGCTAGCAACCAAAGTGGCTGCTAATCCAAAGAGGTAAAATGTTCTGCTCCaacatttcaaattacttttctgaTCTTATTGCTTAAAGAtaaaacttttttctgtgttaagaTGGGGCTTTGGAAGGATGAAGCTCTAAGGTGGTTTTACATGAGCTGGTAATGTTGTTTTAGTGATCCCAAAATTTCCCTCATTATGTTGTTGTTAAGCTCCCAGTAATGGAAGGGCAtatcttgtttgttttggagttcctctttttctctttagctGATGATGCCAAAGAAGCTGTAAAGATTGGGGTCAATGGTATCCTGGTGTCAAACCATGGAGCACGACAGCTTGATGGGGTCCCTGCAACAGTAAGTACCAGTGCAAATATGCACCAGCAGTCTCTGGTTTTCTCTACCTTTTGActacttttttgctttctctgagcACATAGTAGCTGGAGGAAAAACCTGTAAATATATGTTATGCCTTAACCCATGAGCAGTAATCTCTCTCCACTTCTCTGTATGTCCCATCATACTCTGAGTTAGATGCAGTCTCCCCTTGGTcagatcaaacaaaaaaaaacacaggaaggTTTACATATTGCTGTTTCTTCAAGCTGCCTGGGCACCCTGTCCTTGGCTGCAGCACCCTGCATGGAAATCTAGAAGAGCAATTTCAGATAGTGTATTATTGTCAGTTAAATGCTTAGAAACTGGGAAGCCTTCAAGAAATTTTTtgagtctttttttatttctcctttctcatctttttttgaAAACCCCCTGTTGCCATTTGCAGTTCACTGAAGGTTGTACTAgagctgttttttcccttttaagaaGTTCTTCAgagacttctgaaaaattagAGTTACAGAACAGCTAAAGATAAAATGAAACtctccatttttctcctttcaaacaTTCTCACCTTTGGAAAATGTACAGGGTGGTTAAATtacagttttttcctttttcttttgtttgtcaTGCTACCCTGTGCCTTTTCCAAAGGTGAAAATGGACTTGAGGTCtcaattggggaaaaaagaaagaagtaaaggcaaatgaaaaagTATGTGTTCAGGCTGAaggaaaacccccaaaattccAGTCATCACTCATCCTTCTTCATATGGTGTGGGAAAGTTGAGCAAgtaaaaagagaatgaaaaggaTGAGAATCTAAGCCCAGTTGTGACTGTTTCAGTATTCCTAATATGTCCTTGATGAAAACCCTCCTGTCTTCCATTATTTTCTGAAGGGAGAGGGGGACAGGTAAAACACTGCAGAATGTTTTGCATGTGAGGTCTTacctgctcagctctgctgtcTCCCTCGTATGtcccctgctgtcctggagcgCTTCTGCTTTTTGCTTATCTCCTTGGGGGCAGCTGAGGATTTCCTTAGCCAAATTCCTTCACCCAATGATTTTCTGAGGTCTTCATGTGGACCCATTGGTCTCCTGGTTTCGCTGGCTACTTCTTCACCAGCCAAGCCCTGCAGTTGGGAGCCAAAGGCCAGCACAAATGGTTTTCTAAATGTTTAATGAAGTTGAGACGTTATCCTCTGAGGTACTCCTAGGGACTAGTTGGAAGAAGACCCCCTGATGGCAGGACTTCTTCAGTTTCCAAAGAGacactgagttttcttttttcaaatgtgattttgtGCTGTTGGAGAGTTGGCAGCTATTCAATTTTAGACACCTTAAGAGGAACTGAATTTTCAGGGTGTGGATGCCTAACagttctgaaattaatttttcttatttccctcCTCTTCGTTGTCTTGTCACCTTTTGAGAATGTATTCCCCAATTTCACTAACAGTATTTGAAAATCTTGGGCAAGTCTGTGTCTGAGGCGATCCAACTGGAAGAATGTATGAGGATATTAAAAACatcattttaagaaataagaaagcTCAAGAAATATGAATTGATTTTTTGCCAGCTGCAGtagaacagaaattaaacttGCAAACTACTTGCTACAAATTATTCCTTTGCAACACCACAGTGCAGAGAAGGCACAATTAAAGCTGATGTGTTCACTGGATTTCATTGTACAAAGAACTACATTTCACAGCGCAGTTTCATAATGTAAATATCTGTATCGGATCATggtaaatgtttctgttttagaaacataatttgctttaatttcatGGGTTTTCAGAACGTGAGCTGAACCCAAGCTGGTTAATATTTCCAGTGTCTAGTTACACATTGAGgaaatctgttttaattatGGTTTGCATCATACTTTAGTTATTATAGCACTTTAATGCTGTTACAGTTTGTCAGGATGTACAAAGTGGCCTCTGTATATGGAAATAAATCCAAAGTATGTTTGGCAAGAGAGCAAAaccaaagggggggggggggggggggcgggaatcACAGCAAGTGCCAAACTTCAAGAAAATTTTAATCTAAATCTAAAAACAAACTGCACTTTCAAGTTGTGTCCCCCCCATCTCCTAGTCATTTTTTATCCATTAGAAGGGAAATTAATTACATCCGTATTCGAAAGACATGAGTTTGTGTGCCTTTTGTCTTACTACCACACACTGTTTCCAGTCTCCTTAGAACTTGGCTTCCAGTTCTGTGTCTCCTGATTTTTCTTGAATAGGAACTATTTAGGCATTATAGGAACAGTTAACGCTTGAGGCTTGGATTCAGGAGGCTTGTATCTTTGTTGGGACCTCTTGCATGGTGTGGACATGTTACTTAGGTCCCTGGTTACTTACTTGTAACTTAGGAACAGTaaaagtctttttcttcctttcctttatcACTGGTGTAGGGGATAAGTAGAGCTTGGTGAAAGTAACATATCTGtgcattaaaagaaagcatttcctCCTTTGCTCAAAACTCAGAGGAAAGCTAATTTTTTCTCATATGAAGAAGATTCCTCTGCAATTATTCCTGTAATCAAGATGtattttcaaaagggaaaatacattCATTAAAACTTGTTAGCCAACTCTAAGTTCCTCAGGGCACACCTTTCCCTTACTCCATGTCTACAGGTACAATGACTTCCTCTGAGCCTCTGGATGCTAGCTGGTCCTTAGtataaaagaataataaattgAAGATGGTTATTTAAAAAGTGACAGTGATTCAGTTTCATCCCCAGACTAGTGAACACTGGAAGCTTGGGGGGTGATATCAGGGAGAGGCctcttctgtgcttgctgttatcttatttttccaaagtATCTGGTACTGGCCTGGTTTGGATACATGTCATGGGATCAGATGGACATTTTGTGTGACCCTGCTGATTCTTGTTCTATTTGTGACCCTCCAAATAAATTTAACCTTTGTGTATATCTGCTAACATGCTAAGTCACTACTGTTTTTCAATACAAAGCTGTGATATTTCTGCATAGTTAGGCATGCAATTACTCATTTAGCTTCTTTAAAGCTTGGATCCTGTATATGAGAGTCcattcaaaaaataaataaggttaCAGAAGCAGACAAGCTGTATTCCTGGTTTCACTCTTTTAGATTGATGTCCTGCCTGAAATCGTTGAGGCTGTGGAGGGGAAGGTGGAGGTGTTCCTAGATGGTGGTGTAAGAAAAGGCACAGACATTCTCAAAGCATTAGCTCTTGGTGCCAAAGCTGTATTCATCGGAAGACCTCTCATCTGGGGCTTGGCTTATCAAGTAAGTTAGAAAAAGCTCCAATTTCTGTTTTTAGATGGCTGGACTCACTGTTTAGGCttagggtgtgtgtgtgcatatatgtgcACATAGAGGGTGCATGTATGATGGTGTCTGTGTGTATCCAGACCATCTAATCTAAAATTTGTTGTAAGAAGTACTCAGGAGTTATGCTTGAAGATCTCTTGTGGAAGAACTAAAACTTTTTTGGCAAATGTATATGTGTGATCTACACACATGAGCTATATGTACACAGAATAGTACATATTGTCTCCTAATCTCCTAGGGTGAAGAAGGAGCAAAAGAAGTTCTCCAGATGCTGAAGGAAGAGTTTTGCCTGGCAATGGCACTGACAGGTGAGACATCAATGTTTTATCTTGGTAATAATCACCTCTGTCTCACATTTCCCCATAGATTTTGTTTGCCCTAGGCAAGATGCTACAGTAACCTACAGAAGGGAGATGGAAATGTTTGCAATATAAACAGATTAGGCTATGGAGAGGTGGGAAAAGGACTACTTGTTATTTCTGTCTTATAGATGGGGTACTGAGtagtttcagtaaaaaaaaataaaaatgtttttcacaaGGAAAGCAATAAATCTGTAGAAAAGTAGCAGCAAATCCTTGGTCACTAAGGGGTGGGTTTCATCTGATAGAATGTAGATTTCTATGGAATACTAAAAGAAAAGGCTTAGAGTGGGATAGAAAAGCAGGCCTTTCAACAGATATGTAACTTCTCCTCCAGGATGCCGGAGAGTAGAAGAAATCAGCAGGACGCTGATACGAAGACATCAAGTATTATTTTCCAAGATTTAGTTCTGAATACTATTGCCTCATGTGTTGCCTGTTGTATGGAAAGTATGCTACCAGACAAAAAGCAACTGAGTTCACTCTTGGAGCCTCATCCTACGATCCAGACTGGGAAGGGGTGGTCTGTAGGAGGTCACTCACTGAAGAAAGTACTTGAAGCAAAATTTACAGGTGTTTCCATATTCTCTGAGGCTCTTAAGGAAAGCTGCTCTACTGGGAGTTGTGATTAGAGCTGGGCCTTCATACAAGACCAACATAGAAACTTCGAGGTGTGTTGCAACAAATGCTAATATCAACTGAAATGCCTGGAAGTAACTTAGCTGTTAAAATGAAACtataaacagaaatgttttgataGCAAATGGCTATCAAGATGCAGAAATTCAAAATGTAAGAGATACTTCTTGCTGACCATTTAGAGAAACTACACTGTAGATTGTAGAGATTAACCCTTGCTTTCTTATGAACATAGTGTCATTTCCCTAGCAACTGTGTGCTATTACTTTATAAGCATGTGGGCTTGTAGTATGTGGGGTGTAGGAGCTCAGAGGACTCTTAGTTGTAAAGAACtgaacagcaaagcaaaattgGGGAAATTTTGCTGTTGAAGTGATACAAACCCCTTTGCAGTCGGACACCATTATGTATGTGTATTAGGTATAGGTCCGATATTTGGCTGGTGCAAAACCTCATAGCCCTATTGCATTCACCAGACTGCCGACTGCACGCAGCTGGAGACCTGAGTCCCATTTTTTCACCTGGATTCATTTGCTGACAGTAGCAAGTGAAGGCTGATAGTACCTGGGAGCATCTGTAGGACTTGTAGCCATGTGCAAAAGAGAAACTTGAATACTTGAGGTATTAACTCATGACTTGGGAAGATCCTAGTAGCTCTATGCAGTTTCCATGAACACCCTTCAGACAGGTAAATCTTATGAGTGTGATGAGGATAGAGACATACAGGATCTGCTCCTCTACTCTCTGAACAGTCCAAATACCTGCTGAATTCAGGAGAAATTTTGCAACTGTAAAGAACAAAGGAATAGCTTCATAGCTTCTTATTGCGAAGTGACCTTTCCCGAagtgagcaggcagaggaggtaTTACTCTACTAATCTCATCTTGGATAAAACTAAGGGCGGCTCTTCATCTGTCTCACTTCAGTCGCAGGTATAGCAATGTTACTAGGAGCAGGGAAAGGCCATTGAGGGAAGGTTTTGAAAATCTTGTGGAAATTTAGTGTTCGTTtttgaggattaaaaaaaagtgccttGATTTCACTGTTACACTGTCACTGACATCACTGGCTCCACCATTTGTTTCCCATCAATGTCAGGAGGACTCATGCATTCTGactctccctttttctctgtttgaaaTATCCCTTACTGAGCTCCAGAGGCAGCTTTGTAATAAATGATAGAATATTACAATGTGAACTAAAGCTGGGGTTGGAACTCCAAATGGGGAGAAACCCCAAAAGGCCACATGCTTGCCCTTCAGTTGTAAAATTTGTACTCTTATTTACTGCAGAATGTAGTATGTTGTGTGAGGGTTGCATAGCAACAAAATAAAGTTTATGTGTGTAAGGAAATATGAATGTTTCTCAGAGCATAGAGAAGCATAATTTCTGCTGTTTACTGCATTTATCATATCTGTTGCAATGTGGACTGTGTCAGATGTCAATTACAGGCTA from Phalacrocorax carbo chromosome 3, bPhaCar2.1, whole genome shotgun sequence harbors:
- the HAO1 gene encoding 2-Hydroxyacid oxidase 1 isoform X1, producing the protein MSGKPVCIADFEEYAKKFLPKSVYDYYRSGADDQETLADNVAAFSRWKLYPRVLRDVSIMDLSTSVLGQKISMPVCVGATAMQRMAHADGETATAKACQAMGTGMMLSSWATSTIEEVAEAAPAGLHWLQLYIYKDREVTKSLVKRAERAGYKGIFVTVDTPFLGRRIDDVRNKFQLPPHLRLRNFSSSDLAFSSGKDFGENSGLAVYVADAIDASINWDDIKWLRGLTSLPIVAKGILRADDAKEAVKIGVNGILVSNHGARQLDGVPATIDVLPEIVEAVEGKVEVFLDGGVRKGTDILKALALGAKAVFIGRPLIWGLAYQGEEGAKEVLQMLKEEFCLAMALTGCRRVEEISRTLIRRHQVLFSKI
- the HAO1 gene encoding 2-Hydroxyacid oxidase 1 isoform X2, with protein sequence MSGKPVCIADFEEYAKKFLPKSVYDYYRSGADDQETLADNVAAFSRWKLYPRVLRDVSIMDLSTSVLGQKISMPVCVGATAMQRMAHADGETATAKACQAMGTGMMLSSWATSTIEEVAEAAPAGLHWLQLYIYKDREVTKSLVKRAERAGYKGIFVTVDTPFLGRRIDDVRNKFQLPPHLRLRNFSSSDLAFSSGKDFGENSGLAVYVADAIDASINWDDIKWLRGLTSLPIVAKGILRADDAKEAVKIGVNGILVSNHGARQLDGVPATIDVLPEIVEAVEGKVEVFLDGGVRKGTDILKALALGAKAVFIGRPLIWGLAYQGEEGAKEVLQMLKEEFCLAMALTGGIVFLNVT